In Zonotrichia albicollis isolate bZonAlb1 unplaced genomic scaffold, bZonAlb1.hap1 Scaffold_83, whole genome shotgun sequence, one DNA window encodes the following:
- the LOC141728076 gene encoding uncharacterized protein LOC141728076 isoform X1, which yields MAALPEPLSRGSRLPVRRAQEKRAPSEGPPAAPPQQKRSRTGLGPGDAKAAPKAPLRAPLRTLGRDAAAGENDGPCEAASVAAAPRAGSVTSMSSKGASKRPPWDLRGQLGDLREALGQAQEQLQGLDSEKRELESGNRQLRERLERLERLQRELGERESRESSLCTQISSLELEVSQCRKELQQIRGRVEALEAEEQQLQAQEQQWRQERDKALGRAQELAEQLENAMVVAEDTFSRQEFQFLRREQRQPQHQAQLGGLGLGRAAQEPLLQGGPQFQRRKPRKKWQFWTRLWKKN from the exons ATGGCAGCGCTCCCGGAGCCGCTCTCGCGGGGCTCGCGGCTGCCGGTACGCCGGGCCCAGGAGAAGCGGGCCCCTTCCGAGGGGCCGCCGGCGGCCCCTCCCCAGCAG AAACGATCGCGGACCGGGCTCGGACCGGGAGATGCCAAGGCCGCGCCCAAGGCCCCCCTCAGGGCCCCGCTGCGAACGCTGGGCCGCGACGCGGCCGCTGGGGAGAACG atgGCCCTTGCGAGGCGGCGTCGGTGGCGGCTGCTCCTCGGGCTG gctccgtCACCAGCATGAGCTCCAAGGGCGCCTCCAAGCGGCCGCCGTGGGACCTGCGGGGGCAGCTCGGGGACCTGCGGGAGGCGCTGGGCcaggcccaggagcagctgcaggggctggacaGCGAGAAACGGGAGCTGGAGAGCGGCAACCGGCAGCTGAGGGAGCGGCTGGAGCGGCTGGAGcggctgcagagggagctgggcgagagggagagcagagagagcagcctgtGCACCCAGATCAG ctccctggagctggaggtgtcTCAGTGCCgtaaggagctgcagcagatccGGGGCCGGGTGGAGGCCCTGGAGgccgaggagcagcagctgcaggcgcaggagcagcagtggcGGCAGGAGAGGGAcaaggccctgggccgggcacAGGAGCTGGCGGAGCAGCTGGAGAACGCCATG GTTGTCGCTGAGGATACGTTTTCCCGGCAGGAGTTTCAGTTTCTCCGCCGGGAGCAGCGGCAGCCGCAGCACCAGGCCCAGCTCGGGGGGCTCGGCCTCGGCCGGGCAGCACAGGAGCCCCTCCTCCAGGGCGGCCCGCAGTTCCAGAGGCGAAAGCCAAGGAAAAAATGGCAGTTTTGGACTCGCCTCTGGAAAAAGAACTGa
- the LOC141728076 gene encoding uncharacterized protein LOC141728076 isoform X2, translating to MAALPEPLSRGSRLPVRRAQEKRAPSEGPPAAPPQQKRSRTGLGPGDAKAAPKAPLRAPLRTLGRDAAAGENGSVTSMSSKGASKRPPWDLRGQLGDLREALGQAQEQLQGLDSEKRELESGNRQLRERLERLERLQRELGERESRESSLCTQISSLELEVSQCRKELQQIRGRVEALEAEEQQLQAQEQQWRQERDKALGRAQELAEQLENAMVVAEDTFSRQEFQFLRREQRQPQHQAQLGGLGLGRAAQEPLLQGGPQFQRRKPRKKWQFWTRLWKKN from the exons ATGGCAGCGCTCCCGGAGCCGCTCTCGCGGGGCTCGCGGCTGCCGGTACGCCGGGCCCAGGAGAAGCGGGCCCCTTCCGAGGGGCCGCCGGCGGCCCCTCCCCAGCAG AAACGATCGCGGACCGGGCTCGGACCGGGAGATGCCAAGGCCGCGCCCAAGGCCCCCCTCAGGGCCCCGCTGCGAACGCTGGGCCGCGACGCGGCCGCTGGGGAGAACG gctccgtCACCAGCATGAGCTCCAAGGGCGCCTCCAAGCGGCCGCCGTGGGACCTGCGGGGGCAGCTCGGGGACCTGCGGGAGGCGCTGGGCcaggcccaggagcagctgcaggggctggacaGCGAGAAACGGGAGCTGGAGAGCGGCAACCGGCAGCTGAGGGAGCGGCTGGAGCGGCTGGAGcggctgcagagggagctgggcgagagggagagcagagagagcagcctgtGCACCCAGATCAG ctccctggagctggaggtgtcTCAGTGCCgtaaggagctgcagcagatccGGGGCCGGGTGGAGGCCCTGGAGgccgaggagcagcagctgcaggcgcaggagcagcagtggcGGCAGGAGAGGGAcaaggccctgggccgggcacAGGAGCTGGCGGAGCAGCTGGAGAACGCCATG GTTGTCGCTGAGGATACGTTTTCCCGGCAGGAGTTTCAGTTTCTCCGCCGGGAGCAGCGGCAGCCGCAGCACCAGGCCCAGCTCGGGGGGCTCGGCCTCGGCCGGGCAGCACAGGAGCCCCTCCTCCAGGGCGGCCCGCAGTTCCAGAGGCGAAAGCCAAGGAAAAAATGGCAGTTTTGGACTCGCCTCTGGAAAAAGAACTGa